A section of the Raphanus sativus cultivar WK10039 unplaced genomic scaffold, ASM80110v3 Scaffold0845, whole genome shotgun sequence genome encodes:
- the LOC108837995 gene encoding transcription factor CPC isoform X1 → MDKRRRRQSKARASCSEAEVSSIEWEAVKMSEVEEDLISRMYKLVGDRWELIAGRIPGRTPEEIERYWLMKHSVVFANSRRDFVRR, encoded by the exons ATGGATAAACGACGCCGGAGACAGAGCAAGGCCAGAGCTTCTTGTTCCGAAG CAGAAGTGAGTAGCATAGAATGGGAAGCTGTGAAGATGTCAGAGGTAGAAGAAGATCTCATTTCCCGGATGTATAAACTCGTTGGAGACAG GTGGGAGTTGATAGCCGGAAGGATTCCGGGACGGACGCCGGAGGAGATTGAAAGATACTGGCTTATGAAACACAGTGTTGTTTTTGCCAACAGCCGAAGAGATTTTGTTAggagatga
- the LOC108837995 gene encoding transcription factor CPC isoform X2 — MDKRRRRQSKARASCSEEVSSIEWEAVKMSEVEEDLISRMYKLVGDRWELIAGRIPGRTPEEIERYWLMKHSVVFANSRRDFVRR, encoded by the exons ATGGATAAACGACGCCGGAGACAGAGCAAGGCCAGAGCTTCTTGTTCCGAAG AAGTGAGTAGCATAGAATGGGAAGCTGTGAAGATGTCAGAGGTAGAAGAAGATCTCATTTCCCGGATGTATAAACTCGTTGGAGACAG GTGGGAGTTGATAGCCGGAAGGATTCCGGGACGGACGCCGGAGGAGATTGAAAGATACTGGCTTATGAAACACAGTGTTGTTTTTGCCAACAGCCGAAGAGATTTTGTTAggagatga